One Ictalurus furcatus strain D&B chromosome 21, Billie_1.0, whole genome shotgun sequence genomic region harbors:
- the epha8 gene encoding ephrin type-A receptor 4a codes for MALVSGLIAFMALIICRKRQEEYFELHCGYSKAFQDSDEEKMHYQNGHVSFPEARFYIDPHTYEDPCQAVHEFAREIEASRIKIEKIIGSGEFGEVCYGRMRLPGKRDVPVALKTLKVGYTEKQRRDFLSEASIMAQFDHPNVIRLEGVVTRSKPVMIITEYMENGSLDSFLRRHDGQFTIIQLVGILRGIASGMTYLSDLGYVHRDLAARNILVNSNLVCKVSDFGLSRVLEDDPDAAYTTTGGKIPIRWTAPEAIAYRKFSSSSDVWSYGVVMWEVMSYGERPYWNLTNRDVIKSVEEGYRLPAPMGCPAALHTLMLDCWQKERSERPRFCQIVTVLDKLIRNPENLKSMDTLCSPLMNRSIPDFTTCRSVNDWLDTIKMGRYKSHFASGGYHTLGHVMSMNQHDIQKLGVTLMGHQKKIMTSVQVMRAQVLNQSVPSVHV; via the exons ATGGCGCTGGTCTCAGGGCTCATCGCCTTTATGGCTCTCATCATCTGCAGAAAACGGCAAGAGGAGTACTTTGAATT ACATTGTGGCTACAGCAAGGCTTTCCAGGATTCAGACGAGGAAAAGATGCATTACCAAAATGGCCacg TATCATTTCCAGAAGCCAGATTTTATATTGATCCCCACACATACGAGGACCCATGCCAGGCTGTCCACGAGTTTGCCAGAGAAATTGAAGCTTCCCGGATCAAAATTGAGAAAATTATTGGTTCAG GAGAGTTTggggaagtgtgttacggccgTATGAGGCTGCCCGGCAAGCGGGACGTCCCCGTGGCCCTGAAGACTTTGAAGGTCGGCTACACTGAGAAACAGAGGCGAGATTTTCTGAGCGAAGCCAGCATCATGGCCCAGTTTGACCATCCCAATGTCATCCGTCTGGAGGGAGTGGTGACACGAA GTAAACCTGTAATGATCATTACTGAATACATGGAGAACGGCTCTCTGGATTCATTCTTAAGG AGACACGATGGTCAGTTCACCATCATTCAGCTGGTCGGGATCCTCCGAGGCATTGCTTCCGGCATGACGTATCTGTCGGATCTCGGCTACGTCCACCGGGACCTGGCTGCGAGGAACATCCTGGTCAACAGCAATCTGGTCTGCAAGGTTTCAGACTTTGGCTTGTCGCGGGTGCTGGAGGATGACCCAGATGCAGCTTACACAACCACT GGTGGGAAGATCCCGATCCGCTGGACAGCTCCTGAAGCCATCGCGTACCGCAAGTTTTCCTCGTCCAGCGACGTGTGGAGTTACGGAGTGGTGATGTGGGAGGTGATGTCCTATGGAGAGCGGCCATACTGGAACCTCACCAACAGAGAT GTAATAAAGTCAGTAGAAGAAGGCTACAGGCTTCCAGCACCAATGGGCTGCCCCGCTGCTCTCCACACACTCATGCTGGACTGCTGGCAGAAGGAGCGCAGCGAACGGCCCAGGTTCTGCCAGATCGTCACGGTCCTGGACAAGCTTATCCGCAACCCAGAGAACCTCAAGTCAATGGACACATTGTGCAG CCCATTGATGAACAGAAGCATTCCTGATTTCACAACCTGCAGATCGGTGAACGACTGGTTGGACACCATCAAGATGGGCCGCTACAAAAGCCACTTTGCGTCAGGAGGTTATCACACGCTCGGTCACGTGATGAGCATGAATCAACA TGATATCCAGAAGCTGGGGGTTACACTGATGGGACATCAGAAGAAGATCATGACCAGCGTCCAGGTGATGCGAGCGCAGGTGTTAAACCAGAGCGTGCCGTCGGTGCACGTATAA